The sequence below is a genomic window from Ciceribacter thiooxidans.
GATGACGAAGCGCGCCTTCAGGACCGCGAGCACGAGGATTGCCGCTCCTGCGGCAGGCACCGCGGCACCCCATGCCGCAAGCACCACGCCGGAAAGCGCCAGCGCGATCAGGATCGCGTAGGCGAGATTGAGCTGTCTTGCAGTTCCATGGGCCATGGCATCACACCAGATAGAAGAGCGGGAAAAGGACGATCCAGACGAGGTCGATCACGTGCCAGAGCGTTGTGATGAGCGCGACGTTGCTCCGCGTCGGCCGCCAGGCAACAAGCGCAAGCACGCCGGAGCCGAAGACGACGTGCAACAGATGAAAGCCTGTCACGAGAAAATAGAGCTCGAAGAAAGCGCCGAAGCTTTCGTCGCCGGCGATGCCGAT
It includes:
- a CDS encoding cytochrome C oxidase subunit IV family protein translates to MAHGTARQLNLAYAILIALALSGVVLAAWGAAVPAAGAAILVLAVLKARFVIIDFMGLGNASPALRIALIAWPVAFALAGIGKIALSAVLAG